A genome region from Psychrobacter jeotgali includes the following:
- a CDS encoding IS3 family transposase encodes MSKHKLCELFGIVRSSYYNSTKSRSIDLELIRLKALIREVFEQSNGSAGARTVSAIVTHQHDIKLTRYRAGKLMAQMGLISRQIKSHKYRRCEKFHKVYGNILDRQFAPTAPNQVWTGDVTYIRIKGGWCYLAIVMDLYARRIVGFALSDSPNTQLTTSALKMAYHIRLEPKGVLFHSDQGSHYTSEEYAKCVAKCNGMSHSMSRRGNCWDNAPTERFFRSFKTEWMPKNGYDNIDEARQAVNDYIWGYYQSVRPHSFNEYLTPSEKERLYFNKNLLSTV; translated from the coding sequence AGCTATGTGAACTGTTTGGGATTGTTAGAAGCAGCTATTACAACAGTACTAAATCTAGGTCTATAGACCTTGAACTTATAAGGCTCAAAGCCTTAATCAGAGAAGTATTTGAGCAGTCAAATGGCTCGGCTGGTGCAAGGACGGTATCTGCTATCGTCACGCATCAACATGACATTAAACTCACACGCTACAGAGCAGGTAAGCTGATGGCACAAATGGGGTTGATTAGTCGACAGATAAAATCACATAAGTACAGGCGTTGTGAAAAATTCCATAAAGTTTATGGAAACATACTAGACCGTCAGTTTGCGCCCACTGCACCAAACCAAGTGTGGACAGGTGATGTTACTTATATTCGTATCAAAGGCGGATGGTGTTATTTAGCCATCGTTATGGATTTATATGCTCGACGTATTGTTGGTTTTGCCTTGTCAGATAGCCCGAATACCCAGCTGACCACATCTGCACTAAAAATGGCATATCACATAAGACTTGAGCCTAAAGGCGTGCTGTTTCATTCAGATCAAGGCAGTCATTATACCAGTGAAGAGTATGCTAAATGCGTAGCCAAGTGCAATGGTATGTCGCATAGTATGAGCCGACGAGGCAACTGTTGGGACAATGCACCTACAGAGAGGTTCTTTAGAAGCTTTAAGACAGAGTGGATGCCAAAAAACGGCTATGACAATATTGATGAGGCTCGGCAGGCAGTAAATGATTATATTTGGGGCTATTATCAAAGTGTAAGACCACACAGCTTTAATGAGTATTTAACACCGAGCGAGAAAGAGAGACTTTATTTCAACAAAAACCTCTTAAGTACTGTCTAA
- a CDS encoding type I restriction-modification system subunit M: protein MTTNNFSQTADFIWSVADLLRGDFKRSQFGRILLPFALLRRLECVLSDHKDAVVEKYAAIKDQNMQEQQLIRVSKRAFYNTSPMDLSKLGQSDIKDNLNTYIQSFSKDAREIFEYFKFEEFVGQLDDANLLYQVVQKFQNFDLSPEAISNHDMGLVFEELIRKFAESSNETAGEHFTPRDIVRLTTSLVFMEDDEALTKDGIIRTIYDPTAGTGGFLSSGMEYVLELNPDAVMRTFGQELNPESYAICKADMLIKGQDVSRIKLGNTLSNDQLENERFDYMLSNPPFGVDWKKIAGDIKDEYEQKGFEGRFGAGLPRVSDGSLLFLMHLLSKMHDNHNSSDKNANFTDAQGSRIGIILNGSPLFTGGAGSGESEIRRYILEADLLEAIIALPNDMFYNTGIATYIWILSNKKVPERRGKVQLIDGSNLYSKMRKSLGSKRNEMSEDDIKIITRSFGDFEVVNARVLNKLDEVKSNRGRQSTSPQTEPAKTFASKIFSTHEFGYRRLTIERPLRLSAQLSDTAIESLRYAPKPFDMVMPALYEKFFEEWAWADVSYDTSLETHYGYFGKQDCDIHTEARAMIKADFSELKEKQIKDVLDPKLWQDQLEIMYKAQALQAAIGSSQFDDYNEFEKLFKQALKDTDMTLDTKEKKQIIDAITWKNPDAEPVIKKTVKVANPLYGAFEYRVSNSSSSKAKVVEFQPDSDLRDYENVPLNPDITTTELIEDYFKREVQPHVPDAWINADKTDDIDKEIGVVGFEIPFNRHFYVYEPPRPLAEIDSDLDKVSQDIMQLLGEVHS from the coding sequence ATGACAACCAATAACTTCTCTCAAACTGCTGATTTCATTTGGTCAGTCGCTGACCTATTGCGTGGCGATTTTAAACGATCCCAATTCGGGCGCATATTATTACCCTTTGCACTGCTGCGCCGTTTAGAGTGCGTATTAAGCGACCATAAAGATGCGGTTGTCGAAAAGTATGCCGCTATCAAAGATCAAAATATGCAGGAGCAGCAACTAATTCGCGTGAGTAAGCGCGCATTTTATAATACTTCCCCAATGGACCTAAGCAAGCTTGGTCAAAGTGATATCAAGGACAATCTAAACACCTATATTCAATCCTTCTCTAAAGACGCACGGGAGATATTTGAGTATTTTAAGTTCGAAGAGTTCGTCGGACAACTAGATGATGCCAACTTGCTGTATCAAGTAGTACAAAAGTTTCAAAATTTTGACCTCAGTCCTGAAGCAATATCGAATCATGACATGGGCTTAGTGTTTGAAGAGCTCATCCGCAAGTTTGCCGAAAGCTCCAATGAGACGGCAGGCGAGCATTTTACGCCACGTGATATTGTACGTTTGACGACGTCCTTAGTCTTTATGGAAGATGACGAGGCGCTCACCAAAGACGGTATCATCCGTACTATCTACGATCCAACAGCGGGTACAGGTGGCTTCTTATCATCGGGTATGGAATACGTGCTTGAGCTAAACCCAGACGCGGTGATGCGCACTTTTGGTCAAGAGCTTAACCCTGAGTCCTATGCTATTTGTAAAGCAGATATGCTTATTAAAGGACAGGATGTCAGCCGTATCAAGCTTGGCAACACCTTATCCAATGATCAGCTAGAGAATGAGCGGTTCGACTATATGCTGTCCAATCCACCGTTTGGGGTCGATTGGAAAAAGATCGCAGGTGACATCAAAGATGAGTATGAGCAAAAAGGCTTTGAAGGGCGTTTTGGTGCTGGCTTGCCAAGAGTGTCAGATGGCTCCTTGCTATTTCTTATGCATCTGCTTAGTAAGATGCATGACAATCATAACTCTAGCGATAAAAACGCCAATTTTACAGATGCGCAGGGTAGCCGTATCGGTATTATTCTCAATGGCTCACCACTATTCACGGGCGGCGCGGGTAGTGGTGAGAGCGAGATTCGTCGCTATATTCTTGAAGCGGATCTGCTAGAAGCTATTATTGCCTTGCCAAACGATATGTTCTATAACACAGGTATTGCTACTTATATCTGGATATTAAGCAATAAGAAAGTCCCTGAGCGTCGTGGTAAGGTGCAATTGATAGACGGTAGCAATCTATACAGTAAGATGCGTAAGTCGCTGGGATCGAAGCGTAATGAGATGAGCGAGGATGATATCAAGATCATTACTCGCAGCTTCGGTGACTTTGAAGTGGTCAATGCGCGTGTGCTAAATAAGCTTGATGAAGTCAAGTCCAATCGGGGTCGGCAGTCTACAAGCCCCCAAACCGAGCCTGCCAAAACTTTTGCTAGTAAGATATTTTCCACGCATGAGTTTGGCTATCGTCGTCTCACTATAGAGCGTCCGCTACGTCTCTCTGCGCAATTATCCGATACCGCTATCGAGAGTCTACGCTACGCGCCCAAACCGTTTGATATGGTCATGCCAGCGCTGTACGAAAAATTTTTTGAAGAATGGGCTTGGGCTGATGTGAGCTATGATACTAGTCTAGAGACACACTACGGTTATTTTGGTAAACAAGATTGTGATATACATACCGAAGCACGCGCCATGATTAAGGCCGACTTCTCTGAGTTAAAAGAAAAGCAAATCAAAGACGTACTTGATCCTAAGCTTTGGCAGGATCAGCTTGAGATTATGTATAAAGCCCAAGCCTTGCAAGCGGCGATCGGTAGCAGTCAGTTCGATGATTATAACGAGTTTGAAAAATTGTTTAAACAAGCGCTTAAAGACACTGATATGACGCTTGATACCAAAGAGAAAAAGCAGATCATCGATGCTATTACGTGGAAAAACCCTGACGCCGAACCTGTAATCAAAAAGACGGTCAAAGTCGCTAATCCGCTTTATGGCGCATTTGAATATCGAGTATCAAATAGTTCATCTAGTAAAGCCAAAGTAGTAGAGTTCCAGCCTGATAGCGACTTACGAGATTATGAAAACGTGCCGCTTAATCCTGATATCACTACTACTGAATTGATTGAGGATTATTTCAAAAGAGAAGTACAGCCGCATGTGCCTGATGCGTGGATTAATGCTGACAAGACAGATGATATCGATAAAGAAATCGGTGTAGTCGGCTTTGAGATACCGTTTAACCGTCATTTTTATGTGTATGAGCCGCCAAGACCGCTGGCTGAGATTGACTCGGACTTAGATAAAGTCAGTCAGGACATTATGCAGTTATTGGGTGAGGTGCATTCGTAA
- a CDS encoding restriction endonuclease subunit S — translation MAQKYVAYPEYKESGVERLGQIPIDWKIFRLKNVLKIRNGRDYKEVEVESGGYPVYGSGGVFRRSSSYLYDGKSILFGRKGTIDKPLLVSGRFWTVDTMFYSEIYDNAIPEYIYYQSLSFPFSLLTTNTALPSMTQEDLLELDFVLPTLSEQIQIIDFLNFETARIDTLIDKQQTLIQLLKEKRQAVISHAVTKGLNPDAPMKDSGVEWLGEVPEHWGVKKNKHLLEFVTSGSRGWAGYYADEGNLFFRITNLTRDTIEPKLESIQNVKPPLGAEGERSKIQLDDLLISITADLGSVCVADNSISGGFVSQHVSLCRPNSSVKSARWLAYFILSDSAKEQFVGSGYGGTKIQLSLEDIRELNIAYPPKREQEDIASYIDLKLKKFELLMNQAEQAIQLMQERRTALISAAVTGEIDVRSWQVPNVGVL, via the coding sequence ATGGCTCAAAAATATGTCGCCTATCCTGAGTATAAAGAGTCGGGGGTTGAAAGATTAGGTCAGATACCAATTGACTGGAAAATTTTTAGATTGAAAAACGTTTTAAAAATTCGTAACGGTCGTGACTATAAAGAAGTGGAAGTAGAAAGTGGGGGCTATCCTGTCTATGGTTCTGGTGGGGTATTCAGGCGTAGTTCTAGCTATTTATATGATGGCAAGTCTATTTTATTCGGTAGAAAAGGTACTATCGATAAACCGTTATTAGTTTCAGGAAGGTTTTGGACGGTTGACACAATGTTTTATAGTGAAATTTATGATAATGCAATACCAGAGTATATCTATTATCAATCTCTCTCTTTCCCTTTTAGTCTACTTACGACAAACACAGCCTTGCCGAGCATGACTCAAGAAGATTTGCTTGAGCTGGACTTTGTTTTACCGACATTGAGTGAGCAGATTCAAATTATTGATTTCCTTAACTTTGAGACGGCCCGAATTGACACTCTAATTGATAAACAGCAAACGCTTATTCAACTGTTAAAAGAAAAGCGCCAAGCCGTCATCAGTCATGCGGTGACAAAAGGCTTAAATCCTGATGCGCCGATGAAAGATTCTGGCGTTGAGTGGTTAGGGGAGGTGCCTGAGCATTGGGGGGTCAAAAAAAACAAGCATTTGCTTGAATTCGTTACCAGTGGCTCTAGAGGTTGGGCTGGTTATTATGCAGATGAAGGTAACTTGTTTTTTAGGATTACTAATTTAACTAGAGACACTATTGAGCCTAAATTAGAGTCAATCCAAAACGTTAAGCCTCCACTTGGTGCCGAAGGTGAACGTTCTAAAATTCAACTAGATGACTTACTCATTTCGATTACTGCTGATCTAGGTTCTGTTTGCGTAGCTGATAATTCAATATCTGGCGGTTTTGTAAGTCAGCATGTCTCACTATGCAGACCTAATTCATCTGTTAAATCTGCACGATGGCTTGCTTACTTTATCCTTTCTGATTCAGCCAAAGAACAGTTTGTTGGGTCTGGTTACGGTGGGACAAAAATACAGCTTAGCCTAGAGGATATTCGAGAGTTAAATATTGCTTACCCACCTAAAAGAGAACAAGAAGATATTGCGTCATATATTGATTTAAAGCTCAAAAAATTTGAATTGCTAATGAATCAAGCAGAGCAAGCAATCCAACTTATGCAAGAACGCCGCACCGCTTTAATATCGGCTGCGGTTACGGGTGAGATTGATGTTCGCAGCTGGCAAGTACCTAATGTAGGAGTCTTATAG
- a CDS encoding abortive infection family protein produces the protein MSNILRDLPTLYDKAQGLQNILTSRATGGNCSDSDYILLRKIILESQFNTLVPDFVRHARDLNQFWQMIKHRYDSYAERRDFIYSEFHSLMEAVEFDKSGMSPAFDKSIEIINSGYIDNMWKKAIERKVNDPEGAITLSRSLIESVCKHILDLERISYDKNADLSELYKRTSELLKMSASQYETNLIFKQILGGCSGIVNGLGQLRNNVGDAHGQGVINIKPKPRHAELAVNLAGSMSHFLLSSYNESFKNR, from the coding sequence ATGAGTAATATCTTACGTGACTTACCAACGCTCTATGACAAAGCTCAAGGACTTCAAAATATCCTAACTTCTAGGGCTACTGGTGGCAATTGTAGTGATAGCGACTACATTCTATTGAGAAAAATAATTTTAGAGTCACAATTTAATACTTTAGTACCTGATTTTGTCAGACATGCAAGAGACTTAAATCAGTTTTGGCAGATGATTAAGCATAGGTATGATTCGTATGCGGAACGTAGAGATTTTATTTATAGTGAATTTCATAGTTTGATGGAAGCAGTAGAGTTTGATAAATCGGGAATGAGTCCTGCTTTTGATAAGTCTATTGAAATTATTAATTCTGGGTATATCGACAATATGTGGAAGAAAGCTATTGAACGTAAAGTTAATGATCCAGAGGGAGCAATTACCTTATCGAGAAGTCTTATTGAGTCTGTTTGTAAACATATTTTAGATCTTGAACGTATTTCTTATGATAAAAATGCAGATTTATCAGAGCTATATAAAAGAACCTCTGAGTTGCTTAAGATGTCTGCTAGTCAATATGAGACAAACCTAATTTTTAAACAGATTCTAGGTGGCTGTTCAGGCATTGTTAACGGTTTGGGTCAATTGCGTAATAATGTCGGTGATGCTCACGGACAAGGGGTTATTAATATTAAACCAAAACCGAGACATGCTGAACTGGCAGTCAATTTAGCAGGTTCAATGTCACATTTTTTGTTGTCTAGCTATAACGAGAGTTTTAAAAACAGATAG
- a CDS encoding Abi family protein — protein MVNKRPIKEWTSFNQQLELLKERGLIVENEQKALGYLKTIGYYRLSGYLYSFRQFDSRNPKYKLDSFLEGSRFDDVKELYMFDKKLRQMALDALERIEVALRVNISYSLGRYGPTAYLDSQYFDEGFNHKNWLIRHDNAIDNEAKKQNTFVSHHRRHYSALPIWVSCETWDFGTMSFLFKGMRESDKDKIAKIYHLQSGSHLQSHLHAFNFIRNVSAHHSRLWNKAIIFQGSLKGLNDKQWQVLSAKKVFVYFCLMKRMLDVICPNSTWGKRFLALLDEFPQVKNDAICLEQMGVKVNPESWQLWQTHQTK, from the coding sequence ATGGTCAACAAAAGGCCCATAAAAGAATGGACAAGCTTTAACCAACAGTTGGAGCTGCTAAAAGAGCGCGGGCTGATTGTTGAAAATGAACAAAAAGCCTTGGGCTATTTAAAAACTATTGGCTATTATCGTTTGAGTGGTTACTTATATTCTTTTAGGCAATTCGACTCTCGTAATCCTAAATATAAGCTGGATAGCTTTTTAGAAGGAAGTCGATTTGATGATGTGAAAGAGTTATATATGTTCGATAAAAAACTTAGGCAAATGGCTTTGGATGCTTTAGAAAGAATTGAAGTGGCTTTACGGGTAAATATTAGTTATTCCCTAGGCCGATACGGTCCTACAGCTTATTTGGATAGTCAATACTTCGATGAAGGATTCAATCATAAAAACTGGCTTATTCGACATGATAATGCAATAGATAATGAAGCGAAAAAACAGAATACTTTTGTGAGTCACCACAGACGACACTATTCTGCATTGCCAATTTGGGTAAGTTGCGAAACATGGGATTTTGGCACCATGTCATTCTTATTTAAAGGTATGAGGGAGAGTGACAAAGATAAAATTGCTAAAATTTATCATCTTCAAAGTGGCAGTCATTTACAATCACACCTGCATGCCTTTAACTTTATTCGTAATGTATCAGCGCACCATAGCCGACTATGGAATAAAGCTATAATTTTCCAAGGAAGCTTAAAAGGCCTAAACGATAAACAATGGCAGGTGTTATCAGCTAAAAAAGTATTTGTTTATTTTTGCTTGATGAAGAGAATGCTAGATGTGATTTGCCCTAACTCTACATGGGGCAAACGCTTTTTAGCACTTTTAGATGAGTTTCCGCAAGTGAAGAATGATGCCATTTGTTTAGAGCAAATGGGTGTCAAGGTGAATCCTGAGTCATGGCAACTATGGCAAACACATCAAACAAAATAG
- a CDS encoding SMEK domain-containing protein → MIIKREESIKSITEMLTRFVIDLSLLNGAGLYDINTTSEHFFIKILDITYNLSLKNLNIEKSNFPAIDLGDFNKKVCFQITSETSTDKLKTTILKFRKYQLNNDYDHLIFLIISHTKIGKPSDKDIKIEVKNFKALAKDISNLTDDEKIYEIESYLKRNVRYSNITENYSILPERKETVATDIDVTNLIKDIDLGRDNQFKPYLIYDLGNISLLLNKLTYNQREVLFYIIANGGFSNENKFEDKNSIIIYWEELRQAIPGVYEITQVLSSKNLLHINYDYIPYGSCNSVIVVEPYFHGKLDLNIFAMLKDTFGSDESKLRDILINCNFSNL, encoded by the coding sequence ATGATAATTAAACGTGAAGAGTCTATAAAATCCATCACTGAAATGTTGACAAGGTTCGTTATTGACTTGTCGTTATTAAACGGAGCAGGTCTTTATGACATTAATACTACTTCTGAACATTTCTTTATTAAAATACTGGATATAACCTACAATTTATCCTTGAAAAATCTAAATATAGAAAAATCAAATTTTCCAGCTATAGATCTAGGGGATTTTAATAAAAAGGTGTGCTTTCAAATTACGTCGGAAACCAGTACCGATAAATTAAAAACAACAATATTAAAATTTAGAAAATACCAATTGAATAATGATTATGATCACTTAATATTCCTTATCATCTCACATACCAAGATTGGTAAACCATCTGATAAAGACATTAAAATAGAGGTGAAAAATTTTAAGGCATTAGCAAAAGATATTAGTAATCTTACTGATGATGAAAAGATCTATGAAATTGAAAGTTATCTTAAAAGAAATGTCAGGTATTCGAATATAACTGAAAATTACAGCATTCTCCCAGAAAGAAAAGAAACCGTAGCAACTGATATTGATGTTACAAATTTGATTAAAGATATTGATTTAGGAAGAGATAACCAGTTTAAGCCTTATTTAATATACGATTTAGGTAATATTTCACTTTTACTTAACAAGCTTACTTATAACCAAAGAGAAGTTTTGTTTTACATTATTGCAAATGGTGGTTTTTCTAACGAGAATAAGTTCGAAGATAAAAACTCTATCATTATATACTGGGAAGAGCTTAGACAAGCTATACCAGGTGTTTATGAAATCACCCAAGTACTAAGCAGCAAAAATTTACTGCATATTAATTATGATTATATACCTTACGGCTCATGTAATTCTGTAATTGTCGTTGAGCCATACTTCCACGGCAAGCTGGATTTAAACATTTTTGCTATGTTAAAAGACACTTTTGGTTCTGACGAGTCAAAGCTTCGTGATATTTTGATAAATTGTAATTTTTCGAACTTGTAG
- a CDS encoding type I restriction endonuclease subunit R — protein sequence MTQTNTATNAHNITYESVFQADIISQMQAQGWKLGRSAHYQRETALYEQDALDFVRSTQPEQWDKFCKVYPINSERHFISALVKQLGKADVNATDGASRTYGTLGVLRHGLKIRNARFSLCQFKPDHNLNPDITARYKRNICRLVPELVYSPHIKVDADANSDSPDLKTDPKVAKRNRIDMVLFINGLPVVTMELKSEFKQSVDSAISQYKRTRLPKDTDTGKPEPLLSFKRGALVHFAVSQYEVYMTTRLAGENSYFLPFNKGTSEGGAGNDVPDDSSRYATDYLWNEVLTPEHLLAILGRFVHLQIETVEDWEGRKSKKETLIFPRYHQWEVVTKLVNAAINEGAGQSSEQRYLIQHSAGSGKSNSIAWTAHQLSTLHNSDGAKHFHSVIVITDRTVLDDQLQDTIYQFEHADGVVGRINNKEGDGSKSEKLAAALENSQPIIIVTIQTFPYVLRAIENSAVLKERRYAIIADEAHSSQTGATARKLKEVLASGTVNESATISSDGVIADNIEIHDQPLSSEDMLDSVIAARRSSPNLSYYAFTATPKPKTIELFGRLPNPELPPSKQNIPESYHVYSMRQAIEEGFILDVLKNYTNYKVVYQLTQKLAAEDKEVDTRRATIKLNNWVRLHDHNIAQKVKVIIEHFNENIKGLLGGQAKAMVVTGSRKEAVRYKLAFDRYISEQGYQRINAMVAFSGEVSFHANDPDSSALLEQKFTEQTMNPNLKGRDMRKAFDSDDYQVMLVANKFQTGFDQPKLCAMYVDKKLGGVDCVQTLSRLNRTYAGKSESGTFVLDFFNDPEDILEAFQPYYKNATLDEVSDPDTVFELYDKLVASKIFHWAEVEQLVIAFYASSKSNAAISNICKPAVERWQKRYQEARTQAAQAKILLDRSKATADAVLIANAETDYKGYKTEQDALEIFKKDLATFTRQYEFMSQIVDYDNKDLEKLSLYARHLQPMLRERLDDDEEVDLSNIVMSHYRLSKLRQQDLKLQEDSVNPLKPGSGGTGKAKDKQEDWLSKIVARLNELFDTENLTDSDLINYSQTIWDKVNENQIVMKQIANNTADKAMLGDFPNATLDAIFDSQDAYQDITKQLLSDPKRLSQFTRFLLDTKVKA from the coding sequence ATGACCCAAACCAACACTGCTACTAATGCGCATAACATCACTTACGAATCTGTCTTTCAAGCAGATATAATTAGTCAAATGCAAGCGCAGGGTTGGAAGCTTGGTCGCTCAGCTCATTATCAACGTGAGACCGCGCTGTATGAGCAAGACGCGCTCGACTTCGTCCGTAGTACCCAGCCTGAGCAGTGGGATAAATTTTGTAAGGTTTATCCTATCAATAGTGAACGTCATTTCATTAGCGCCTTAGTCAAGCAGCTGGGTAAAGCTGATGTCAATGCTACCGATGGCGCTTCGCGTACTTATGGCACCTTAGGCGTCTTGCGTCATGGGCTGAAGATTCGTAATGCTCGCTTTAGCCTTTGCCAGTTCAAGCCTGATCACAATCTTAATCCAGATATTACGGCACGCTACAAGCGTAACATCTGCCGTCTGGTACCCGAGCTGGTTTATAGTCCACATATCAAAGTTGATGCTGATGCCAATAGCGACTCGCCAGACCTAAAAACAGACCCCAAAGTTGCCAAACGCAATCGCATCGATATGGTGCTCTTTATTAACGGTTTACCCGTAGTGACCATGGAGCTCAAGTCCGAGTTTAAGCAATCCGTAGATAGCGCCATTAGTCAGTATAAACGTACCCGCCTGCCAAAAGACACTGACACGGGCAAGCCTGAGCCGCTACTTAGCTTTAAGCGTGGGGCTTTAGTACACTTTGCCGTTAGCCAATATGAAGTCTATATGACCACACGGCTGGCAGGCGAGAATAGCTATTTCTTACCGTTTAATAAAGGCACTAGTGAGGGCGGCGCTGGTAATGATGTGCCAGACGATAGCAGTCGTTATGCCACCGACTACCTATGGAATGAGGTGCTGACCCCTGAGCACTTATTAGCTATTCTGGGTCGCTTCGTGCATTTGCAAATTGAAACAGTAGAGGACTGGGAAGGGCGTAAGTCCAAAAAAGAAACGCTCATATTTCCGCGTTATCATCAGTGGGAAGTCGTCACAAAATTAGTCAATGCGGCTATCAATGAAGGGGCAGGGCAAAGCTCTGAGCAACGCTACCTTATTCAGCATAGTGCAGGCTCTGGTAAGTCCAACTCTATCGCTTGGACCGCCCATCAGCTCTCAACCCTGCATAATAGTGATGGCGCAAAGCACTTTCATTCGGTCATCGTTATCACCGATCGTACAGTGCTCGATGACCAGCTACAAGATACTATCTATCAGTTTGAACATGCCGATGGTGTAGTCGGTCGAATCAATAATAAAGAGGGCGACGGCTCCAAGTCAGAAAAGCTAGCGGCAGCACTAGAGAACTCGCAGCCGATCATAATTGTCACCATTCAGACCTTTCCCTACGTATTAAGAGCAATTGAGAACTCAGCCGTACTAAAAGAGCGGCGCTACGCTATTATCGCTGATGAAGCCCATTCCTCGCAGACAGGTGCTACTGCGCGTAAGCTCAAAGAAGTGTTGGCCTCTGGTACAGTGAATGAAAGTGCTACTATTAGCTCGGATGGCGTTATTGCAGATAATATTGAAATTCATGACCAGCCTTTATCGAGCGAAGATATGCTCGATAGTGTCATCGCTGCCCGTCGTAGTAGCCCTAATCTGAGCTATTACGCGTTTACCGCTACCCCAAAACCTAAGACTATAGAGCTGTTTGGGCGTCTGCCTAATCCTGAGCTGCCGCCATCTAAGCAAAATATTCCAGAGTCCTATCATGTCTACTCGATGCGTCAAGCGATAGAAGAAGGCTTTATCTTAGACGTATTGAAGAACTACACCAATTATAAAGTGGTCTATCAGTTGACCCAAAAGCTTGCCGCTGAAGACAAAGAAGTTGATACTCGCCGCGCGACTATTAAGCTTAATAACTGGGTACGCTTGCATGATCATAACATCGCGCAAAAGGTCAAAGTCATCATTGAGCATTTTAATGAAAACATCAAAGGATTGCTCGGCGGGCAGGCCAAAGCGATGGTGGTGACCGGCTCGCGTAAAGAGGCAGTACGCTACAAGCTCGCCTTTGATCGTTATATCAGTGAGCAAGGCTATCAGCGTATCAATGCCATGGTAGCCTTTTCAGGTGAAGTGAGCTTTCATGCTAATGATCCCGATAGCAGTGCTTTGCTTGAGCAAAAATTTACCGAGCAGACTATGAACCCCAATCTAAAAGGTCGAGACATGCGCAAAGCCTTTGATAGCGATGACTATCAAGTGATGCTAGTGGCTAACAAATTTCAGACAGGATTTGATCAGCCCAAACTTTGCGCTATGTATGTCGACAAAAAGTTAGGCGGCGTAGACTGCGTACAGACGCTCTCACGTTTAAACCGTACCTATGCGGGCAAGTCGGAGAGTGGTACCTTTGTGCTCGACTTCTTTAATGATCCAGAAGATATATTAGAGGCATTTCAGCCGTATTATAAAAATGCCACACTAGATGAAGTATCCGATCCTGATACTGTTTTCGAGCTATATGACAAGCTAGTAGCCAGCAAAATATTTCATTGGGCTGAGGTTGAGCAGTTGGTCATTGCCTTTTATGCTTCGAGTAAGTCTAACGCGGCTATTAGCAATATTTGCAAGCCTGCCGTTGAGCGTTGGCAAAAGCGCTATCAAGAAGCCCGCACGCAAGCCGCGCAAGCTAAGATACTGCTTGATCGTAGCAAGGCTACAGCAGATGCTGTGCTAATTGCCAATGCCGAAACCGATTATAAAGGCTATAAGACAGAGCAAGACGCGCTTGAGATCTTTAAAAAGGATCTGGCTACTTTTACCCGTCAGTACGAATTTATGTCGCAGATTGTCGATTATGATAATAAGGATCTGGAGAAGCTAAGTCTCTATGCTCGCCATCTGCAACCTATGCTACGTGAGAGACTCGATGACGATGAAGAGGTGGATCTTAGTAATATCGTTATGAGCCACTACCGCTTGTCTAAGCTACGTCAGCAAGACCTCAAACTGCAAGAAGATAGTGTCAATCCACTGAAGCCTGGGAGCGGTGGTACTGGTAAGGCTAAAGACAAACAAGAGGACTGGCTATCGAAAATAGTCGCTAGGTTAAATGAGCTATTCGATACTGAAAATTTGACCGATAGCGATTTAATTAATTACTCGCAAACCATCTGGGATAAAGTCAATGAAAATCAAATTGTAATGAAGCAGATCGCTAATAACACTGCCGATAAAGCGATGCTTGGCGATTTTCCAAACGCTACATTAGACGCCATCTTTGATAGCCAAGACGCTTATCAAGATATTACCAAACAATTACTATCAGACCCTAAGCGCTTGAGTCAATTCACGCGGTTTTTACTGGATACGAAGGTAAAGGCTTAG